One Stenotrophomonas sp. SAU14A_NAIMI4_5 DNA segment encodes these proteins:
- a CDS encoding C40 family peptidase: MTTDDLQGQGQTAASSRSVRPLFLGLALCLTSLPAWSQSAPTKTDATPATVAETARPAAKADAAAPQRSRADAAASATLAALLPHLAANDTIPLMDRSAMVAGDLSRLLANYDTSSAANGSVVGTEADNGKVQSLLRRAMTLLGTPYRWGGSNPDSGFDCSGLVGYVFRSALGIELPRVSREMAHDNNAELINDRAALAAGDLVFFGRKGRVDHVGIYVGEGRFLHAPSTGKDVRVDTLLSGYWGNKFMQARRVDL; the protein is encoded by the coding sequence GTGACGACTGACGACCTGCAAGGCCAAGGCCAGACCGCCGCTTCTTCACGTAGTGTCCGCCCGCTTTTCCTGGGCCTGGCGCTGTGTCTGACCAGCCTTCCGGCCTGGTCGCAGAGTGCCCCCACCAAGACCGATGCGACCCCGGCCACCGTGGCCGAGACCGCCCGGCCGGCCGCCAAGGCCGACGCTGCCGCTCCCCAGCGCAGCCGCGCCGATGCCGCCGCCAGCGCCACCCTGGCCGCCCTGCTGCCGCATCTGGCCGCCAATGACACCATTCCGCTGATGGACCGCTCGGCGATGGTCGCCGGCGACCTCAGCCGCCTGCTTGCCAACTACGACACCAGCAGCGCCGCCAATGGCAGCGTCGTTGGCACCGAGGCCGACAACGGCAAGGTGCAGTCCCTGCTGCGCCGCGCGATGACCCTGCTGGGCACCCCCTACCGTTGGGGTGGCAGCAACCCGGACAGCGGCTTCGACTGCAGCGGCCTGGTCGGCTACGTATTCCGCTCGGCGCTGGGCATCGAGCTGCCGCGCGTCTCGCGCGAAATGGCCCATGACAACAATGCCGAACTGATCAACGACCGCGCCGCGCTGGCGGCGGGCGACCTGGTCTTCTTCGGCCGCAAGGGCCGCGTCGACCACGTCGGCATCTATGTCGGCGAAGGCCGCTTCCTGCACGCACCGAGCACCGGCAAGGACGTCCGCGTCGACACCCTGCTCAGCGGCTACTGGGGCAACAAGTTCATGCAGGCCCGCCGCGTCGACCTCTGA
- a CDS encoding sigma 54-interacting transcriptional regulator, which yields MAASLQVPSRCVIWFGQPLASERDALAAAGWQLRCVSPSPAMAVGLRGRDHLVAVLDLRHLDAEALQPMLPWVEQHHHLPWLAVLPGGLDVPPPSWAALLRACQDQFTLPRELQDLLTAMQRECGEDDPPAAAIRDGGGLPALIGDSPALLAVRASLHKFAPVELPVLVTGETGTGKELAAQALHALSVRAGRSFLAVNCGAIPASLVQSELFGHERGAFTGAAQRRVGLFETADGGTVFLDEVGDLPADAQTSLLRVLQEGTLERVGSNQPLRVDVRVLAATHVDLEQAVAQGRFRRDLYYRLNVLRLPMPALRDRGNDVLLLAEHFLRSFRNRHPGRARGFDPGARVAMRQFDWPGNVRELLNRVQRAAIVSEHELISASDLDLADADAPSPRAVLQDARGQVERDVLLRALKMHGYNVSACARHMQVSRVTVYRLCRKHRLELPPER from the coding sequence ATGGCGGCAAGCCTGCAGGTTCCATCACGCTGTGTGATCTGGTTCGGCCAGCCACTGGCGAGCGAGCGCGACGCGCTGGCGGCGGCCGGCTGGCAGCTGCGCTGCGTCAGTCCCTCGCCGGCCATGGCCGTGGGCCTGCGCGGCCGCGACCATCTGGTGGCCGTGCTGGACCTGCGCCACCTGGATGCGGAGGCGCTGCAGCCCATGCTGCCGTGGGTCGAGCAGCACCACCACCTGCCCTGGCTGGCCGTGCTGCCGGGCGGTCTGGATGTGCCGCCGCCCAGCTGGGCGGCGCTGCTGCGCGCCTGCCAGGACCAGTTCACCCTGCCCCGCGAGCTGCAGGACCTGCTGACCGCGATGCAGCGCGAATGCGGCGAGGATGATCCTCCCGCAGCGGCGATACGCGACGGCGGCGGCCTGCCCGCGCTGATCGGCGACAGCCCGGCCCTGCTGGCCGTGCGCGCGTCCCTGCACAAATTCGCTCCGGTCGAGCTGCCGGTGCTGGTGACCGGCGAAACCGGCACCGGCAAGGAGCTCGCCGCGCAGGCCCTGCACGCCCTGTCCGTGCGCGCCGGCCGGTCCTTCCTCGCAGTCAACTGCGGGGCCATCCCGGCAAGCCTGGTGCAGTCGGAGCTGTTCGGCCACGAGCGCGGCGCCTTCACCGGGGCGGCCCAGCGCCGGGTCGGCCTGTTCGAAACCGCCGACGGCGGCACCGTGTTCCTGGACGAGGTGGGCGACCTGCCTGCCGACGCACAGACCAGCCTGCTGCGCGTGCTGCAGGAAGGCACGCTGGAGCGGGTCGGCAGCAACCAGCCGCTGCGGGTGGATGTCCGCGTGCTGGCGGCAACCCATGTCGACCTCGAACAGGCCGTTGCCCAGGGGCGGTTCCGCCGCGATCTGTACTACCGCCTCAACGTGCTGCGGCTGCCGATGCCGGCGCTGCGCGACCGTGGCAACGACGTGCTGCTGCTGGCCGAGCACTTCCTGCGCAGCTTCCGCAACCGCCATCCCGGCCGCGCCCGTGGCTTCGATCCCGGTGCGCGCGTGGCGATGCGCCAGTTCGACTGGCCGGGCAATGTGCGCGAACTGCTGAACCGGGTGCAGCGCGCGGCAATCGTCAGCGAACACGAGCTGATCAGCGCCAGCGACCTGGATCTGGCCGACGCCGACGCCCCCTCGCCGCGCGCGGTGCTGCAGGACGCACGCGGCCAGGTCGAGCGCGATGTGCTGCTGCGGGCACTGAAGATGCATGGCTACAACGTTTCGGCCTGCGCGCGGCACATGCAGGTATCGCGGGTGACGGTGTACCGGTTGTGCCGGAAGCACCGGCTGGAGCTGCCGCCGGAGCGGTAG
- a CDS encoding transporter encodes MHTYLRLTPLALAALAANAFAQQPAAEAKDGADVQALITQLEQLKANYAQEVRRLRELDMQVQAMQARLSGRAGGATTPAAPLAPAAAAAVPPSSEGYASTAAEAQQAKQEARRSVDDVKQQQAALFSRRFTVENSLTYARYDRKQLSLNGFLALDAIFLGNIAIENVESDSLTYNLAARWGVSPNLTLNMDVPYLARRTVYQKGGAGGAAAAIAQEETNGNGIGDVSMSANYRLFGERGWRPETVLTGGVTAPTGRAPYGLDWRVIERDDDDYIRFAVPREQPTGNGVWQANLGVSMVKTADPAILFANAGYIHSFPRGFDDIDSNPDTVNPGDVKLGGSVYFGAGVAFAFNERTSLSISFSDKISARASTRFQGGQWVKVIGSDANAASLNLGVTYALNQHATMVTLLGIGLTPDAPDFTLSFKVPYML; translated from the coding sequence ATGCACACCTATTTGCGGCTTACCCCGCTGGCGCTGGCGGCGCTGGCGGCCAATGCCTTCGCCCAGCAACCGGCGGCGGAGGCCAAGGACGGTGCCGATGTACAGGCACTGATCACCCAGCTCGAGCAGCTCAAGGCCAACTACGCGCAGGAGGTGCGACGCCTGCGCGAGCTGGACATGCAGGTGCAGGCCATGCAGGCCCGCCTGAGCGGACGGGCCGGCGGCGCCACGACCCCGGCGGCGCCCCTGGCGCCTGCGGCGGCGGCCGCCGTGCCACCGAGCAGCGAAGGTTATGCCAGCACCGCGGCCGAGGCCCAGCAAGCCAAGCAGGAGGCGCGGCGCAGCGTGGACGATGTGAAACAGCAGCAGGCGGCGCTGTTCTCGCGCAGGTTCACCGTTGAAAACAGCCTCACCTACGCGCGCTATGACCGCAAGCAGCTCTCCCTCAACGGCTTCCTGGCGCTGGATGCGATCTTCCTCGGCAACATCGCCATCGAGAATGTCGAGTCCGATTCGCTGACCTACAACCTGGCCGCGCGCTGGGGTGTCAGCCCGAACCTGACGTTGAACATGGACGTGCCCTACCTGGCACGGCGCACCGTGTACCAGAAGGGTGGTGCGGGCGGCGCGGCGGCGGCGATCGCGCAGGAAGAGACCAACGGCAACGGCATCGGCGATGTCAGCATGAGCGCCAACTACCGCCTGTTCGGCGAGCGTGGCTGGCGCCCGGAAACGGTGCTGACCGGCGGCGTCACCGCACCGACCGGCCGCGCACCGTATGGCCTGGACTGGCGGGTGATCGAGCGTGATGACGATGACTACATCCGCTTCGCGGTCCCGCGCGAACAGCCGACCGGCAACGGCGTCTGGCAGGCCAACCTGGGCGTGTCGATGGTGAAGACCGCCGATCCGGCGATCCTGTTCGCCAACGCCGGCTACATCCATTCCTTCCCGCGTGGCTTCGACGATATCGACAGCAACCCGGACACCGTGAACCCCGGCGATGTGAAGCTGGGTGGGTCGGTGTACTTCGGTGCCGGCGTGGCCTTCGCCTTCAACGAACGCACCAGCCTGAGCATTTCCTTCAGCGACAAGATCAGTGCACGCGCGTCGACGCGGTTCCAGGGCGGGCAGTGGGTGAAGGTAATCGGCAGCGATGCCAACGCGGCGTCGTTGAACCTGGGCGTGACCTACGCGCTGAACCAGCACGCGACGATGGTGACCCTGCTGGGCATCGGCCTGACCCCGGATGCACCGGACTTCACGCTGTCGTTCAAGGTGCCGTACATGTTGTAG
- a CDS encoding C39 family peptidase, with translation MAAHRCWIRLLSCLLLLGSAHAWAGDVKFTGVLPNGALMQQKVESMQERRYRNLVRQHTDYSCGAAALATILRYAYHLDTTEATVIEGMMGVSDPQLVKERGFSLLDIKRYVESLGMRGRGYRIDESRLRNLRVPGLVLMDVRGFRHFVVLKQVRGGIVEVADPILGNRSLSLAEFNEAWPSRAVFVVIGSDFDRNTVLLQPSERPSARALYARQGPITDAELVDFGFSHADLF, from the coding sequence ATGGCCGCACACCGCTGCTGGATCCGCCTGCTGTCCTGCCTGCTGTTGCTGGGCAGCGCCCACGCCTGGGCAGGCGACGTCAAGTTCACCGGCGTACTGCCCAACGGCGCGCTGATGCAGCAGAAGGTGGAGAGCATGCAGGAGCGGCGCTACCGCAACCTGGTGCGGCAACACACCGATTACAGCTGTGGCGCGGCCGCACTGGCCACCATCCTGCGCTACGCCTACCACCTGGACACCACGGAAGCGACGGTGATCGAAGGGATGATGGGCGTGTCCGATCCGCAGCTGGTGAAGGAACGCGGTTTCTCGCTGCTGGACATCAAGCGCTATGTCGAATCGCTCGGCATGCGCGGGCGGGGCTACCGCATCGATGAAAGCCGGCTGCGCAACCTGCGCGTGCCCGGCCTGGTGCTGATGGACGTACGCGGGTTCCGCCACTTCGTGGTGCTCAAGCAGGTCCGTGGCGGCATCGTCGAGGTGGCCGACCCCATCCTCGGCAACCGCAGCCTGTCCCTGGCCGAATTCAACGAAGCGTGGCCGTCGCGCGCTGTTTTCGTCGTCATCGGCAGCGACTTCGATCGCAACACTGTTCTTCTGCAACCCAGCGAGCGGCCCAGTGCGCGTGCGTTGTACGCGCGGCAGGGCCCGATCACCGATGCCGAACTGGTCGATTTCGGCTTCAGCCATGCCGACCTGTTCTGA
- a CDS encoding adhesin, translated as MNATFKKSLLAMAIASASTAAAANGWDNQNANANINHNHVVTETRNDTHNHTDNEVRNWTRTNTTVRNNTDSSSVTRNRTVNEQVQKNSNIQADERKEKNNHGVDVNLEKDLRLSSDVIFSGDPTITGDIDLDSAAIAVIDNRQSISHNAASNSLVTNSASIADDVGSGASGNLGFNVVAGDNNAQDNAASLSAADASFSFGMADAEVFVNQSGMGNTTMNSGVTNAAGLGGNAFSGASGNIGVNIASGNNNEQKNALAASVATSAMAQSSISSNQVSSGNAVSNAGFVQSYTDTVQVGMSGGVSGLTLAYGAGTYSGRGNAYQMANYYLDTWSGDLPHPGGNATGHIDLDNEIQNATPNPYRQGVGGLGFDTRESGTSQFVELGVADLYASLSGTVTTTRWVNVNATNTSALSGSAFSGASGNIGVNVASGTGNLQANSLALAVAQPSTGGGGGTGGGE; from the coding sequence ATGAACGCGACTTTCAAGAAGTCTCTGCTCGCCATGGCAATTGCTTCTGCCTCGACCGCCGCCGCGGCCAATGGCTGGGACAACCAGAACGCCAACGCGAACATCAACCACAACCATGTCGTGACCGAAACCCGCAACGACACCCACAACCACACCGACAACGAGGTCCGCAACTGGACCCGTACCAACACCACGGTACGCAACAACACCGACAGCTCGAGCGTGACCCGCAACCGTACGGTCAACGAGCAGGTACAGAAGAACAGCAACATCCAGGCCGACGAGCGCAAGGAAAAGAACAACCACGGCGTCGACGTGAACCTGGAAAAGGACCTGCGCCTGAGCAGCGACGTGATCTTCTCCGGCGATCCGACCATCACCGGTGACATCGACCTGGATTCGGCCGCCATCGCGGTCATCGACAACCGCCAGTCGATCAGCCACAACGCCGCGTCCAACAGCCTGGTCACCAACAGCGCCTCGATCGCCGATGACGTCGGCTCGGGTGCCTCGGGCAACCTCGGCTTCAACGTCGTGGCCGGTGACAACAACGCGCAGGACAATGCGGCTTCGCTGTCCGCCGCTGACGCGTCCTTCAGCTTCGGCATGGCCGACGCCGAAGTGTTCGTCAACCAGTCCGGCATGGGCAACACCACCATGAACTCCGGCGTCACCAACGCTGCCGGCCTCGGTGGCAATGCCTTCAGCGGCGCGTCCGGCAACATCGGCGTGAACATCGCGTCGGGCAACAACAACGAGCAGAAGAACGCGCTCGCTGCGTCGGTGGCCACCAGCGCGATGGCCCAGTCCAGCATCAGCTCCAACCAGGTGTCCAGCGGCAATGCCGTGAGCAATGCCGGCTTCGTGCAGTCCTACACCGATACGGTGCAGGTCGGCATGAGCGGCGGTGTCAGCGGCCTCACCCTGGCCTATGGCGCCGGCACCTACAGCGGCCGTGGCAATGCCTACCAGATGGCCAACTACTATCTGGATACCTGGAGTGGCGACCTGCCGCACCCGGGTGGCAACGCGACCGGCCACATCGATCTGGACAACGAGATCCAGAACGCGACGCCGAACCCGTACCGTCAGGGCGTCGGTGGCCTGGGCTTCGATACGCGTGAAAGCGGCACCAGCCAGTTCGTCGAACTGGGCGTCGCCGACCTGTACGCCAGCCTGAGCGGCACCGTCACGACCACCCGCTGGGTGAACGTGAATGCGACCAACACCTCGGCGCTGTCGGGCAGTGCGTTCTCGGGCGCCTCCGGCAACATCGGCGTGAACGTCGCCTCGGGCACCGGCAACCTGCAGGCCAACAGCCTGGCCCTGGCCGTGGCACAGCCGAGCACCGGTGGCGGTGGCGGCACCGGCGGCGGCGAGTAA
- a CDS encoding dicarboxylate/amino acid:cation symporter — protein MKLVSAWLRIPFWQRVVGGFVLGALAGWALGPAAETWFGPLGELYVTLIKMIAVPLVFFAVINAISSLHGQKSVAALSGRTFLWFVITAALAVCVGLGVGTVLQPGAGGLQLSMANNYVPREVPSVVQVLLDVVPSNVFYALSGIGTKVNAAGETVLAAGRGSILPVIFFAGLVGFAIVKLGEKVTEARKLVGQMSDIMIQVTRFVLEVTPIGTFGLIAGLVGSYGFEKLLPLGHFVLALYVACALHIIVVYSALLLSHGLNPLKFFRGAAPGMQVAFVSSSSFAAMPVALRSITHNLGVNKDYGSFAVPLGASIKMDGCGAIYPALCAVFIAQYSGVPLTPEQYVVVLIASVLGSFGTAGVPGTAVIMATVVLSAANLPLETIGYLYAIDRILDMMRTMTNVTGQMLVPVLVAKETGLLDQSVYDNPSTNVGLDDPDPTPPRS, from the coding sequence ATGAAGCTGGTCTCTGCCTGGCTGCGGATTCCATTCTGGCAGCGCGTGGTCGGTGGCTTCGTGCTCGGCGCGCTGGCGGGCTGGGCGCTTGGCCCGGCCGCTGAAACGTGGTTCGGCCCGCTCGGCGAGCTGTACGTCACCCTCATCAAGATGATCGCGGTACCGCTGGTGTTCTTCGCGGTCATCAACGCCATCTCCTCGCTGCACGGCCAGAAATCGGTCGCCGCGCTCAGTGGCCGCACGTTCCTGTGGTTCGTCATCACCGCCGCGCTGGCGGTGTGCGTGGGCCTGGGCGTGGGCACGGTGCTGCAGCCCGGCGCCGGTGGCCTGCAGCTGTCGATGGCCAACAACTACGTGCCGCGCGAAGTACCCAGCGTGGTGCAGGTGCTGCTGGACGTGGTGCCGTCCAACGTGTTCTACGCGCTGTCGGGCATCGGCACCAAGGTCAACGCCGCGGGCGAGACCGTGCTGGCGGCCGGCCGTGGTTCGATCCTGCCGGTGATCTTCTTCGCCGGCCTGGTCGGCTTCGCCATCGTCAAGCTCGGCGAGAAGGTGACCGAGGCGCGCAAGCTGGTCGGCCAGATGAGCGACATCATGATCCAGGTGACCCGCTTCGTACTGGAAGTCACCCCGATCGGTACGTTCGGCCTGATCGCCGGCCTGGTCGGCAGCTACGGCTTCGAGAAGCTGCTGCCGCTGGGCCATTTCGTGCTGGCCCTGTACGTGGCCTGCGCGCTGCACATCATCGTGGTCTACAGCGCGCTGCTGCTCTCGCACGGGCTGAATCCGCTGAAGTTCTTCCGCGGTGCCGCGCCGGGCATGCAGGTGGCGTTCGTCAGCTCGTCCAGCTTCGCGGCGATGCCGGTGGCGCTGCGTTCGATCACCCACAACCTGGGCGTCAACAAGGACTATGGTTCGTTCGCCGTGCCGCTGGGCGCGAGCATCAAGATGGACGGCTGCGGTGCGATCTACCCTGCGCTGTGCGCGGTGTTCATCGCCCAGTACAGCGGCGTGCCGCTGACGCCGGAGCAGTACGTGGTGGTGCTGATCGCATCGGTGCTGGGCAGCTTCGGCACGGCCGGCGTGCCGGGCACGGCGGTCATCATGGCCACCGTGGTGCTGAGTGCGGCCAACCTGCCGCTGGAAACCATCGGTTACCTGTACGCGATCGACCGCATCCTGGACATGATGCGGACCATGACGAACGTGACGGGCCAGATGCTGGTGCCGGTGCTGGTGGCCAAGGAAACCGGCCTGCTCGACCAGTCGGTGTACGACAACCCTTCGACCAACGTCGGCCTGGATGATCCCGACCCGACCCCGCCGCGTAGCTGA
- a CDS encoding alkaline phosphatase: MRRSVSLLAACATTLLLGACASTTPASAPAGLKVAVDPVAHPAGETPQWWYRSGAAQAAANGAMSGKAKNVILFLGDGMSLTTVAASRIYEGQQKGGSGEENLLSWERFPATAFSKTYNTDSQTPDSAGTMTAITTGVKTHMGAIGVSAGSRSDCADSLSKGLLTWLQLADSAGLATGIVSTARLTHATPAATYAHSPERNWENDTDLTDVAKAAGCKDIAQQLLSTSRYGRGPLVALGGGRGEFTTVEERDPEYDDKVGQRLDGRSLVQEWQQSHPQGAYVWNSTQLAAAATAPAILGLFEPDHMRYEYERPQDPAGEPSLAELTAAAIKNLAQHQEGYVLMIEGARIDHANHSGNAYRALTETVALSDAVRVANELTSADDTLIIVTADHSHTLNFVGYPARGNPILGKVKDKGGEDGAGKLDYALDGNGQPYTTLSYANGPGHTGTTNQQPAGPKVYPHNPSSFEQANGRPNLHDVDTEHPDYMQEALVPMKSESHGGEDVGIWARGPGSKAIRGTLEQNAIYHMIVQATPALRERLCQAGTCDDKGVPVQLPAPTAFERKAEAQ; encoded by the coding sequence ATGCGTCGTTCCGTCTCCCTGTTGGCCGCCTGTGCCACCACCCTGCTGCTGGGCGCCTGCGCCAGCACCACCCCCGCCTCCGCCCCGGCCGGCCTGAAGGTCGCCGTTGATCCGGTCGCCCATCCGGCCGGCGAGACCCCGCAGTGGTGGTACCGCAGCGGCGCCGCCCAGGCGGCCGCCAATGGCGCGATGTCCGGCAAGGCGAAAAACGTCATCCTGTTCCTGGGTGACGGCATGAGCCTGACCACCGTCGCCGCCTCGCGCATCTACGAAGGCCAGCAGAAGGGCGGTTCGGGCGAAGAGAACCTGCTGTCCTGGGAGCGCTTCCCGGCCACGGCGTTCAGCAAGACGTACAACACCGATTCGCAGACGCCGGACTCGGCCGGCACGATGACCGCCATCACCACCGGCGTGAAGACCCACATGGGTGCGATCGGCGTCAGCGCCGGCAGCCGCAGCGACTGCGCCGACAGCCTGTCCAAGGGCCTGCTGACCTGGCTGCAGCTGGCCGACAGCGCCGGCCTGGCCACCGGCATCGTCTCCACCGCACGCCTGACCCACGCCACCCCGGCCGCGACCTACGCGCACTCGCCCGAGCGCAACTGGGAAAACGACACCGACCTGACCGACGTCGCCAAGGCCGCCGGCTGCAAGGACATCGCCCAGCAGCTGCTGTCGACCTCGCGCTATGGCCGTGGCCCGCTGGTCGCCCTCGGCGGCGGCCGTGGTGAATTCACCACCGTGGAAGAACGCGACCCCGAGTACGACGACAAGGTCGGCCAGCGCTTGGACGGGCGCAGCCTGGTGCAGGAATGGCAGCAGTCGCATCCGCAGGGTGCCTACGTCTGGAACAGCACGCAGCTGGCGGCCGCGGCCACCGCGCCGGCCATCCTCGGCCTGTTCGAGCCGGACCACATGCGTTACGAGTACGAGCGCCCGCAGGACCCCGCCGGTGAGCCGAGCCTGGCCGAGCTGACCGCCGCGGCGATCAAGAACCTCGCGCAGCACCAGGAAGGCTACGTGCTGATGATCGAAGGCGCGCGCATCGACCACGCCAACCATAGCGGCAACGCCTACCGCGCCCTCACCGAAACCGTCGCCCTGTCCGACGCGGTGCGCGTGGCCAACGAACTGACCTCGGCCGACGACACCCTGATCATCGTCACCGCCGACCACTCGCACACCCTCAACTTCGTCGGCTACCCGGCACGCGGCAACCCGATCCTGGGCAAGGTGAAGGACAAGGGCGGCGAAGATGGCGCCGGCAAGCTGGACTACGCGCTGGATGGCAACGGCCAGCCCTATACCACGCTGAGCTACGCCAACGGCCCGGGCCACACCGGCACGACCAACCAGCAGCCGGCCGGCCCCAAGGTCTACCCGCACAACCCGAGCAGCTTCGAACAGGCCAACGGCCGCCCGAACCTGCATGACGTGGACACCGAGCATCCGGATTACATGCAGGAAGCGCTGGTGCCGATGAAGTCCGAATCGCACGGTGGCGAAGACGTGGGCATCTGGGCACGCGGCCCGGGCAGCAAGGCCATCCGCGGCACCCTGGAACAGAACGCGATCTACCACATGATCGTGCAGGCCACCCCGGCCCTGCGCGAGCGCCTGTGCCAGGCCGGCACCTGCGACGACAAGGGCGTGCCGGTCCAGCTGCCGGCGCCGACCGCCTTCGAGCGCAAGGCCGAGGCGCAGTGA
- a CDS encoding WG repeat-containing protein, which produces MTARPERPSSASGRLARSLALCGLLASGAAWAQAPACTQLTEEQGLVALPGCAVDGHQLKLSADALKALQYDAQGLAVVHADEGFHYVARRGRSLPVLAWDNGADTPQEGLLRGRVGDRVGYFDLQFRQVIPALFDFAWPFEDGVAEVCNGCRRGTPDGDGHTPMEGGEWFRIDRTGRRVK; this is translated from the coding sequence GTGACGGCACGGCCTGAGCGGCCGTCGTCTGCCAGCGGCCGCCTCGCGCGGTCGCTGGCGCTGTGCGGCCTGCTGGCCAGCGGTGCGGCGTGGGCGCAGGCGCCGGCGTGCACGCAGCTGACGGAAGAACAGGGCCTGGTGGCCCTGCCCGGCTGCGCGGTGGACGGACACCAGTTGAAGCTCAGTGCTGACGCGCTGAAGGCCCTGCAGTACGACGCGCAGGGCCTGGCGGTCGTGCATGCCGATGAAGGCTTCCACTACGTGGCACGCCGCGGCCGCAGCCTGCCGGTGCTGGCGTGGGACAACGGCGCGGACACGCCGCAGGAAGGCCTGCTGCGCGGGCGCGTGGGTGACCGCGTGGGCTACTTCGACCTGCAGTTCCGCCAGGTGATTCCGGCGCTGTTCGATTTCGCGTGGCCGTTCGAGGACGGCGTGGCGGAGGTCTGCAACGGGTGCAGGCGCGGCACGCCGGATGGCGATGGGCATACGCCGATGGAAGGCGGCGAGTGGTTCCGCATCGACCGCACGGGCCGTCGGGTCAAATAG
- the tilS gene encoding tRNA lysidine(34) synthetase TilS, whose product MSTFPTLVALETPLLVAYSGGLDSTVLLHWLQRCAHASGTPPRAVHVHHGLQASADAWVAHCQQQCDALGIELAVHRVQVDTAAGLGLEAAARQSRRAAFAAELRDGETLALAQHLDDQAETFLLRALRSSGIDGLAAMAVDSTLHDHRLWRPLLHTARDALRDYAQTHALRWIEDPSNARDDADRNFLRLHVMPLLRQRWPHAAAALAGSADHCAQTRALLDEEDAELIAHLEVAPRVLSLELLRQVSPARGARVLRAWVRAHGAAPLPATVLRQLQQELLEASSDRQAQVRWQDHAIQQWRGHAYLLPAHLPALPADWQAAWDGRAPLPLPDGGQLRLLGGAAFDRPLQVRARQGGERIALPGRTHSHALKDCLQREHLAPWRRAQLPLLFDGGQLLAAADVVVSASLQAWLQDHDAQLQWRPGGW is encoded by the coding sequence GTGAGTACCTTTCCCACTCTGGTAGCGCTGGAAACCCCGCTGCTCGTCGCCTACAGCGGCGGCCTGGACTCGACCGTGCTGCTGCACTGGCTGCAACGCTGCGCCCACGCCAGCGGCACACCGCCGCGCGCCGTGCACGTGCACCACGGACTGCAGGCCAGCGCCGATGCCTGGGTAGCGCACTGCCAGCAGCAATGCGATGCGTTGGGCATCGAACTCGCCGTGCATCGCGTGCAGGTCGACACCGCTGCCGGCCTCGGCCTGGAAGCAGCGGCACGCCAGTCGCGACGCGCGGCCTTCGCCGCTGAACTGCGGGACGGCGAAACCCTGGCACTGGCCCAGCACCTCGACGACCAGGCCGAAACCTTCCTGCTGCGTGCACTGCGCAGCTCCGGCATCGATGGCCTGGCGGCGATGGCCGTCGACAGCACCCTGCACGACCATCGCCTGTGGCGGCCGCTGCTGCACACCGCACGCGACGCGCTGCGCGACTACGCGCAGACGCATGCCCTGCGCTGGATCGAAGACCCCAGCAACGCACGCGACGATGCCGACCGCAACTTCCTGCGCCTGCACGTGATGCCGCTGCTGCGCCAGCGCTGGCCGCACGCGGCCGCGGCACTGGCCGGCAGCGCCGACCACTGCGCGCAGACCCGCGCGTTGCTGGACGAGGAAGATGCCGAACTGATCGCCCATCTCGAAGTGGCGCCCCGCGTGCTGTCGCTGGAACTGCTGCGCCAGGTGTCGCCCGCGCGCGGTGCACGCGTGCTGCGTGCCTGGGTGCGCGCGCATGGCGCCGCACCGCTGCCGGCCACGGTGCTGCGGCAACTGCAGCAGGAACTGCTGGAAGCATCCAGCGATCGCCAGGCGCAGGTGCGCTGGCAGGATCACGCCATCCAGCAATGGCGTGGCCACGCCTACCTGCTGCCGGCACACCTGCCCGCCCTGCCCGCGGACTGGCAGGCCGCGTGGGATGGCCGTGCGCCGCTACCGCTGCCCGATGGCGGACAGCTGCGCCTGCTCGGCGGCGCAGCCTTCGACCGGCCCCTGCAGGTGCGTGCGCGGCAGGGTGGCGAACGCATCGCGCTGCCCGGGCGCACCCATTCACACGCGTTGAAGGACTGCCTGCAGCGCGAGCACCTGGCGCCATGGCGGCGTGCGCAGCTGCCGCTGCTGTTCGACGGCGGGCAGCTGCTGGCGGCCGCGGACGTGGTCGTTTCCGCGTCGCTGCAGGCCTGGCTGCAGGACCACGATGCGCAGTTGCAGTGGCGACCGGGCGGCTGGTGA
- a CDS encoding exodeoxyribonuclease VII small subunit, whose product MAKKSPENASPVAQFEHSLESLEQLVEQMETGELSLEASLSAYERGVGLYRQCQQALEQAELRVRLLSDPAQLETAEPFDPPSHDG is encoded by the coding sequence ATGGCCAAGAAGTCCCCCGAAAACGCCTCCCCCGTTGCCCAGTTCGAGCACTCGCTCGAATCGCTGGAACAACTGGTGGAGCAGATGGAAACCGGCGAGCTGAGCCTGGAAGCTTCGCTCAGTGCTTACGAACGTGGCGTCGGTCTGTACCGCCAGTGCCAGCAGGCGCTGGAGCAGGCCGAACTGCGCGTGCGCCTGCTCAGCGATCCCGCCCAGCTCGAAACCGCAGAACCCTTCGACCCGCCCAGCCATGACGGCTGA